A single window of Rhodococcus jostii RHA1 DNA harbors:
- a CDS encoding acyl-CoA thioesterase: MSEVAAKTDLQTLLELLDLEKTGEDTYRGRHPAQVGSRTFGGQLISQALVAAGRTVSGERAVHAINAHFIRGGDVKEPIEYRVERHRDGRAFANRQVTALQNGEELFVMLAAFQDWGKGLEHAVEVPDVPFPDTLPPLGDHFLGYEDRLKMFVDALKPIDMRYANDPSWIMKGTGEKLTHNRVWMKSDGDLPDDPLIHVAVMGYSSDTTVLDSIITTHGLSWGLDRIVAATVNHSIWFHRPFRFDDWTLYATESPVAAGSRGLATGRFFSLEGELLATVVQEGLIRHFPPRK; encoded by the coding sequence GTGAGCGAAGTCGCGGCGAAGACCGATCTCCAGACCCTGCTCGAACTTCTCGATCTCGAGAAGACCGGGGAGGACACGTACCGAGGTCGGCATCCCGCGCAGGTGGGTAGCCGGACGTTCGGCGGCCAGTTGATTTCCCAGGCACTGGTCGCCGCCGGCCGCACCGTGAGCGGCGAGCGTGCCGTGCACGCGATCAACGCTCACTTCATCCGCGGCGGCGACGTCAAGGAACCCATCGAATACCGCGTCGAGCGGCACCGTGACGGACGGGCCTTCGCGAACCGTCAGGTCACGGCGCTGCAGAACGGTGAGGAACTGTTCGTCATGCTGGCGGCGTTCCAGGACTGGGGCAAGGGTCTCGAGCACGCGGTCGAGGTGCCCGATGTGCCGTTCCCGGACACGCTGCCGCCACTGGGCGACCACTTCCTCGGGTACGAGGATCGACTGAAGATGTTCGTCGACGCGCTCAAGCCGATCGACATGCGTTACGCGAACGACCCGTCGTGGATCATGAAGGGCACCGGGGAGAAGCTCACCCACAACCGGGTCTGGATGAAATCGGACGGCGACCTTCCCGACGATCCGCTGATTCACGTGGCCGTCATGGGCTACTCGTCGGACACCACGGTCCTGGATTCCATCATCACCACCCACGGACTGTCGTGGGGGCTGGACCGGATCGTCGCGGCCACCGTCAACCATTCCATCTGGTTCCACCGGCCGTTCCGGTTCGACGACTGGACGCTCTACGCCACCGAATCGCCGGTCGCGGCGGGGTCCCGCGGTCTCGCGACGGGGCGGTTCTTCTCCCTGGAAGGCGAGTTGCTGGCGACCGTGGTCCAGGAGGGCCTGATCCGCCACTTCCCGCCGCGGAAGTAG
- the pyk gene encoding pyruvate kinase, with protein MNRRTKIVCTLGPATATGDRIRELVESGMDVARLNFSHGEHADHEENYKRVRAASDATGKAVGVLADLQGPKIRLGRFAEGRTTWANGEEVRITVDEVEGTHDRVSTTYKQLAEDAKAGDRLLVDDGKVGLVVSGVDGNDVICRVTEGGPVSNNKGVSLPGMNVSVPALSEKDIADLEFALGLGVDFIALSFVRSPADVELVHAVMDRVGRRIPVIAKLEKPEAIDNLEAIVLAFDAVMVARGDLGVELPLEQVPLVQKRAIQIARENAKPVIVATQMLESMIENSRPTRAEASDVANAVLDGADAVMLSGETSVGKYVMETVRTMARIVEAVENESTQVPPLTHVPRTKRGVISYAARDIGERLDAKALVAFTQSGDTVRRLARLHTPLPLLAFTPLPEVRSQLSLTWGTETFIVDPVESTDAMVRQVDHALLGLGRYQKGELVVIVAGSPPGTVGSTNLIHVHRIGEEDH; from the coding sequence GTGAACCGACGCACGAAGATCGTATGCACACTTGGACCTGCTACCGCCACCGGTGACCGTATTCGCGAACTCGTCGAAAGCGGTATGGACGTGGCGCGGCTGAATTTCAGCCACGGCGAACACGCCGACCACGAGGAGAACTACAAACGCGTCCGGGCGGCCTCGGACGCGACGGGGAAGGCGGTCGGTGTCCTCGCCGACCTGCAGGGCCCGAAGATCCGGCTCGGCCGGTTCGCCGAGGGGCGCACCACGTGGGCCAACGGTGAGGAAGTGCGGATCACCGTCGACGAGGTCGAGGGCACCCACGACCGGGTGTCGACCACCTACAAGCAGCTCGCCGAGGACGCCAAGGCCGGTGACCGCCTGCTGGTCGACGACGGCAAGGTCGGTCTCGTCGTCTCCGGGGTGGACGGCAACGACGTGATCTGCCGGGTCACCGAGGGCGGCCCGGTCAGCAACAACAAGGGTGTGTCCCTGCCGGGGATGAACGTGTCGGTCCCGGCGCTGTCGGAGAAGGACATCGCCGACCTCGAGTTCGCGCTCGGTCTCGGTGTCGACTTCATCGCCCTGTCGTTCGTGCGGTCGCCGGCCGATGTGGAACTGGTTCACGCCGTGATGGATCGGGTCGGTCGCCGGATCCCGGTGATCGCGAAGCTCGAGAAGCCGGAGGCGATCGACAACCTCGAGGCGATCGTGCTGGCGTTCGACGCGGTGATGGTCGCCCGTGGTGATCTGGGGGTGGAGTTGCCGCTCGAGCAGGTGCCGCTGGTGCAGAAGCGGGCGATCCAGATCGCCCGGGAGAACGCGAAGCCGGTCATCGTCGCGACGCAGATGCTGGAGTCGATGATCGAGAACTCGCGGCCCACCCGCGCCGAGGCGTCCGACGTCGCGAACGCGGTCCTCGACGGTGCGGACGCGGTGATGCTGTCGGGTGAGACGTCGGTGGGCAAGTACGTGATGGAGACGGTGCGCACGATGGCGCGGATCGTCGAGGCGGTGGAGAACGAGTCCACTCAGGTGCCGCCGCTCACGCACGTGCCGCGGACCAAGCGCGGTGTCATCTCCTATGCGGCCCGCGACATCGGGGAGCGGCTGGATGCGAAGGCGCTGGTCGCGTTCACCCAGTCCGGGGACACGGTGCGCCGGTTGGCGCGGCTGCACACGCCGTTGCCGTTGCTGGCGTTCACCCCGCTGCCGGAGGTGCGCAGCCAGTTGTCGCTGACGTGGGGTACCGAGACGTTCATCGTCGATCCGGTCGAGAGCACCGACGCGATGGTGCGGCAGGTCGACCACGCGCTGCTCGGGTTGGGCCGGTACCAGAAGGGGGAACTGGTGGTCATCGTGGCCGGGTCGCCGCCCGGCACCGTTGGCTCGACCAACCTGATCCACGTCCACAGAATCGGCGAAGAGGACCACTAG
- a CDS encoding glutamate synthase subunit beta yields MADPQGFLHIVKKEARKRPVAERVHDWHEVYAPQSPAERAAEVSEQAARCMDCGIPFCHSGSAGCPLGNLIPEWNDLVRRGRWSAASERLHATNNFPEFTGRVCPAPCESACVLALADTHTTGSVTIKRIEQAIADVAWESGTVVPKPPMIATGRKVAVVGSGPAGLAAAQQLTRAGHDVTVYERDDRLGGLLRYGIPEFKMEKAILDQRLMQMRAEGTHFVTDCEVGVDLTVEQMRENFDAVVLAIGALRGRDNTTVEGRELNGIHLAMEHLVTSNKECEGDGPATITAKGKHVVIIGGGDTGADCLGTAHRQGALSVTQLDYKPELPTERDEAATPWPAWPMVLRTSPAHAEGGVRRYQVAVQRFLGDENGNVRSMVLAEVRVTREDGKRIITPVGEEIELPCELALFAIGFEGVDLGPLLDDYGLSPNRRGSLSCGPDWQTTAPGVFVCGDAHRGASLVVWAIAEGRSAAHAVDVYLTGASDLPSPVHPTALPLAVV; encoded by the coding sequence GTGGCTGATCCGCAGGGCTTTCTGCACATCGTCAAGAAGGAGGCGCGCAAGCGTCCGGTCGCGGAGCGGGTGCACGACTGGCACGAGGTGTATGCGCCGCAGAGTCCGGCCGAGCGGGCCGCCGAGGTGTCCGAGCAGGCCGCCCGGTGCATGGACTGCGGAATCCCGTTCTGCCACTCGGGAAGTGCGGGTTGCCCACTGGGCAATCTGATCCCGGAGTGGAACGACCTGGTGCGGCGGGGCCGCTGGTCGGCGGCCAGTGAACGGCTGCACGCCACCAACAACTTTCCGGAGTTCACGGGGCGGGTGTGTCCGGCGCCGTGCGAGTCGGCGTGTGTGCTCGCCCTCGCCGACACGCACACGACCGGCAGCGTCACCATCAAGCGGATCGAGCAGGCCATCGCCGACGTCGCGTGGGAGTCCGGCACGGTGGTGCCCAAGCCGCCGATGATCGCCACGGGCCGCAAGGTCGCGGTGGTCGGTTCCGGCCCGGCCGGCCTCGCGGCGGCGCAGCAGCTGACCCGGGCGGGGCACGACGTCACCGTCTACGAGCGCGACGACCGGCTCGGGGGACTGCTGCGGTACGGCATCCCGGAATTCAAGATGGAGAAGGCGATCCTCGATCAGCGCCTGATGCAGATGCGCGCCGAGGGAACGCACTTCGTCACCGACTGCGAGGTCGGCGTCGACCTCACCGTGGAGCAGATGCGCGAGAACTTCGACGCCGTCGTGCTCGCGATCGGCGCACTCCGGGGCCGCGACAATACGACCGTCGAAGGCCGGGAGCTGAACGGGATCCACCTCGCGATGGAACACCTGGTCACCTCGAACAAAGAATGCGAGGGTGACGGTCCCGCGACGATCACCGCGAAGGGCAAGCACGTCGTCATCATCGGCGGCGGCGACACCGGGGCCGACTGCCTCGGAACGGCGCACCGCCAGGGCGCGTTGTCGGTGACCCAACTGGACTACAAGCCGGAGTTGCCGACGGAACGGGACGAGGCCGCGACGCCGTGGCCTGCGTGGCCGATGGTGCTTCGTACGTCGCCCGCGCACGCCGAGGGCGGTGTCCGCCGCTATCAGGTCGCGGTGCAGCGTTTCCTCGGTGACGAGAACGGGAACGTGCGATCGATGGTGCTCGCCGAGGTCCGGGTCACCCGCGAGGACGGCAAACGCATCATCACGCCGGTCGGCGAGGAGATCGAATTACCGTGCGAGCTGGCGCTTTTCGCGATCGGATTCGAGGGTGTCGATCTCGGTCCGCTGCTCGACGACTACGGGCTGTCACCCAATCGGCGGGGATCGCTCTCCTGCGGACCGGACTGGCAGACCACCGCACCCGGGGTCTTCGTCTGCGGGGACGCGCACCGCGGCGCGTCGCTGGTGGTGTGGGCGATCGCGGAGGGCAGGTCCGCGGCGCACGCCGTCGACGTGTATCTGACCGGGGCGTCGGACCTCCCGTCGCCGGTGCATCCGACGGCGCTCCCGCTGGCAGTCGTCTAA
- the gltB gene encoding glutamate synthase large subunit, which yields MLFSQLPGPQGLYDPDQEVDSCGVAMVADVHGRRSHSIVSDGLLALENLEHRGAAGSEPNSGDGAGILLQLPTEFFADVVDFDLPAPLDDGSSTYAAGTCFLPHDPQARAAAQRRVSDLAAEEGLDILGWRRVPVDPDGADVGSSARACEPHMSQLFVTAPAVGGIRPGGLALDRLVYALRKRAEQVTPEVESEGSGVYFPSLSSRTVVYKGMLTTSQLSRYFPDLRDPRIASAIAIVHSRFSTNTFPSWPLAHPFRFVAHNGEINTVRGNRNRMRAREALLSSSVIPGDLRRLYPICTPDASDSASFDEVLELLHLAGRSVAHAVMMMVPEAWENDTSMCPDRRAFYQFHASLMEAWDGPACVTFTDGTVVGAVLDRNGLRPGRWWQTVDGRVVLASESGVLDVPQAEVVAKGRLEPGQMFLVDTSEGRIVPDEKIKMRLAAEQPYAEWLYAGLLELKTLPDRPHVQHNHESVVRRQVAFGYTEEDLRILLAPMAASGGEPLGSMGTDTPIAVMSQRSRLLYDYFVELFAQVTNPPLDAIREEIVTSLSRVMGPEQNLLEPTAASCRQIVLPWPVLDNEELNKIINVNADGNHPGLAATVLRALYDVERGGAGMAEAIEELRAQASAAIADGYRTLVISDRDSDHTRAPIPSLLAVAAVHHHLVRTKERTKVALVVESGDAREVHHLALLIGYGAAAVNPYLAMESIEDLVSEGELTGVEHTIAVRNYLTALGKGVLKVMSKMGISTVGSYTAAQVFEAIGLDRDLVHEYFTGTVSKLGGAGLDEIAREVTVRHRQAYPDNPAEFAHRRLEDGGEYQFRRDGELHLFTPETVFLLQHATRTGQHEVFAKYSEEVNRLAEAGGALRGLFTFREGVRPPVPLDEVEPVERIVTRFNTGAMSYGSISAEAHETMAVAMNNLGGRSNTGEGGENVDRLYDPSRRSAVKQVASGRFGVTSDYLINASDIQIKMAQGAKPGEGGQLPAYKVYPWVAETRHSTPGVGLISPPPHHDIYSIEDLAQLIHDLKNANDRARVHVKLVSSVGVGTVAAGVSKAHADVVLISGNDGGTGATPLTSMKHAGAPWEIGLADAQQTLVLNGLRDRITVQCDGGMRTARDVVVAALLGAEEFGFSTAPLIVAGCIMMRVCHLDTCPVGVATQNPELRKRYTGKPEFVEEFFRFVAEDVRQYLADLGFRSIDEAVGHADVLETAQGIAHWKNRGLDLTPIFAVATGPDGVPLPQRRRDRDQDHGLDRALDRTLIQLAEGALEDAHAVEIEMPVRNVNRTVGTLLGAEVTRRYGAAGLPDDTIRLTFTGSAGQSLGAFLPPGITIDLTGDANDYVGKGLSGGRIVVRPADDVLFVPETQVIAGNTLLYGATSGELYLRGRVGERFSVRNSGASAVVEGVGDHACEYMTGGRVVILGPTGRNMAAGMSGGIAYVLDLDPEDVNRAMVKLLQPDPDDLDWLCGAVTRHHRWTGSAVAASVLADWPRRSALFTKVMPVDYQRVLDATRMAKAEGLDVDTAIMEAARG from the coding sequence GTGCTGTTCTCTCAGTTGCCCGGTCCCCAGGGCTTGTACGACCCGGACCAGGAAGTCGATTCCTGCGGTGTCGCCATGGTGGCGGACGTGCACGGCCGCCGCTCACACTCCATCGTCTCCGACGGACTCCTCGCCCTCGAGAATCTCGAGCACCGCGGTGCGGCGGGATCGGAACCGAACAGCGGAGACGGCGCCGGCATCCTCCTGCAGCTTCCCACCGAATTCTTCGCGGACGTCGTCGACTTCGATCTCCCGGCGCCGCTCGACGACGGCAGCAGCACGTACGCGGCGGGCACCTGCTTCCTCCCGCACGACCCGCAGGCGCGGGCGGCCGCGCAACGACGCGTCTCCGACCTCGCGGCCGAGGAGGGGCTCGACATCCTCGGCTGGCGCCGGGTGCCCGTCGATCCGGACGGCGCGGACGTCGGCTCCTCGGCCCGGGCCTGCGAACCGCACATGAGCCAGTTGTTCGTCACCGCACCTGCCGTCGGCGGGATCCGGCCCGGCGGGCTGGCACTCGACCGCCTGGTCTACGCGCTGCGCAAGCGGGCCGAACAGGTCACTCCCGAGGTCGAGTCCGAGGGCAGCGGCGTGTACTTCCCGTCCCTGTCGAGCCGGACCGTCGTCTACAAGGGAATGCTGACCACGTCCCAGCTGTCGCGGTACTTCCCGGACCTGCGCGACCCCCGGATCGCGAGTGCGATCGCGATCGTGCACAGCCGGTTCTCGACCAACACGTTCCCGTCCTGGCCGCTCGCGCACCCGTTCCGCTTCGTCGCGCACAACGGTGAGATCAACACGGTCCGCGGCAACCGGAACCGCATGCGCGCCCGCGAGGCGTTGCTGTCGAGTTCGGTGATCCCGGGCGACCTGCGCAGGCTGTACCCGATCTGCACCCCCGACGCGTCGGATTCGGCGTCGTTCGACGAGGTGCTCGAACTGCTGCACCTCGCCGGCCGCAGCGTGGCGCACGCGGTGATGATGATGGTGCCGGAGGCGTGGGAGAACGACACGTCGATGTGTCCCGACCGGCGGGCGTTCTATCAGTTCCACGCATCGCTGATGGAGGCGTGGGACGGACCGGCGTGTGTGACGTTCACCGACGGGACCGTTGTCGGCGCCGTGCTCGACCGCAACGGCCTGCGTCCGGGACGCTGGTGGCAGACCGTCGACGGGCGGGTGGTCCTCGCGAGCGAGAGCGGTGTCCTCGACGTGCCGCAGGCGGAGGTCGTGGCGAAGGGCCGCCTCGAACCGGGACAGATGTTCCTGGTCGACACGTCCGAGGGCCGGATCGTGCCCGACGAGAAGATCAAGATGCGGCTCGCGGCGGAGCAGCCGTACGCCGAGTGGCTGTACGCCGGTCTGCTCGAACTGAAGACGCTGCCGGATCGCCCGCACGTGCAGCACAACCACGAGTCCGTGGTGCGACGGCAGGTGGCGTTCGGGTACACCGAGGAGGATCTGCGCATCCTGCTCGCGCCGATGGCCGCGTCCGGCGGCGAGCCCCTCGGCTCGATGGGGACGGACACGCCGATCGCTGTCATGTCTCAGCGTTCGCGGCTGCTCTACGACTACTTCGTCGAACTGTTCGCGCAGGTCACGAACCCGCCGCTCGACGCGATCCGCGAAGAGATCGTGACGTCGCTGTCGCGGGTCATGGGTCCGGAACAGAACCTGCTCGAGCCGACCGCGGCGTCGTGCAGGCAGATCGTGCTGCCGTGGCCGGTGCTCGACAACGAAGAGCTGAACAAGATCATCAACGTGAACGCGGACGGCAACCATCCGGGGCTCGCCGCGACGGTGCTGCGCGCGCTGTACGACGTGGAGCGCGGCGGTGCGGGGATGGCCGAGGCGATCGAGGAATTGCGGGCGCAGGCGAGCGCCGCGATCGCGGACGGCTATCGGACGCTGGTGATCTCGGACCGCGACTCCGACCACACCCGCGCGCCGATCCCGTCGCTGCTCGCGGTCGCCGCGGTGCACCATCACCTGGTGCGGACCAAGGAACGCACCAAAGTGGCGCTGGTCGTCGAATCCGGTGACGCCCGCGAGGTCCACCACCTGGCGCTGCTCATCGGGTACGGCGCCGCCGCGGTCAACCCGTACCTCGCGATGGAGTCGATCGAGGACCTCGTGTCCGAGGGCGAACTCACCGGCGTCGAGCACACGATCGCCGTGCGCAACTACCTCACCGCTCTCGGCAAGGGAGTGCTCAAGGTGATGTCGAAGATGGGCATCTCCACCGTCGGCTCGTACACCGCGGCTCAGGTGTTCGAGGCGATCGGCCTGGACCGCGACCTCGTCCACGAGTACTTCACGGGCACCGTCAGCAAGCTGGGCGGCGCCGGTCTCGACGAGATCGCCCGCGAGGTCACCGTCCGCCACCGGCAGGCGTACCCGGACAACCCGGCCGAGTTCGCCCACCGGCGGCTCGAGGACGGCGGAGAGTACCAGTTCCGCCGCGACGGCGAACTGCACCTGTTCACCCCGGAGACGGTGTTCCTGCTGCAGCACGCCACCCGCACCGGTCAGCACGAGGTGTTCGCGAAGTACAGCGAGGAGGTGAACCGGCTGGCCGAGGCCGGTGGGGCACTGCGCGGCCTGTTCACGTTCCGCGAGGGCGTGCGCCCGCCGGTGCCGCTGGACGAGGTGGAGCCGGTCGAGCGGATCGTCACCCGGTTCAACACCGGAGCGATGAGCTACGGCTCGATCTCCGCCGAGGCCCACGAGACGATGGCCGTCGCGATGAACAATCTCGGCGGACGCTCCAATACGGGCGAGGGTGGCGAGAACGTCGACCGTCTCTACGATCCGTCGCGCCGCAGCGCCGTCAAGCAGGTGGCGAGCGGGCGGTTCGGCGTCACCAGTGACTATCTGATCAACGCCAGCGACATCCAGATCAAGATGGCGCAGGGAGCGAAGCCCGGTGAGGGCGGTCAGCTGCCGGCGTACAAGGTGTACCCGTGGGTCGCGGAGACCCGGCATTCGACGCCGGGGGTCGGGCTCATCTCGCCGCCGCCGCACCACGACATCTACTCGATCGAGGATCTCGCGCAGCTGATCCACGACCTGAAGAACGCCAACGACCGGGCCCGGGTCCACGTGAAGCTGGTCAGCTCGGTGGGTGTGGGAACGGTCGCCGCCGGCGTCAGCAAGGCGCACGCCGACGTGGTCCTGATCTCCGGGAACGACGGCGGGACCGGCGCCACCCCGTTGACGTCGATGAAGCATGCCGGGGCGCCGTGGGAGATCGGGCTGGCCGACGCCCAGCAGACGCTGGTGCTCAACGGACTCCGCGACCGCATCACCGTCCAGTGCGACGGCGGGATGCGCACCGCGCGGGACGTCGTGGTCGCGGCGCTGCTGGGTGCGGAGGAGTTCGGGTTCTCGACGGCCCCGCTGATCGTGGCGGGTTGCATCATGATGCGGGTCTGCCACCTCGACACCTGCCCGGTCGGTGTCGCCACCCAGAACCCGGAGCTGCGCAAGCGGTACACCGGCAAACCGGAGTTCGTGGAGGAATTCTTCCGCTTCGTCGCCGAGGACGTGCGCCAGTACCTGGCGGACCTCGGGTTCCGCAGCATCGACGAGGCCGTCGGTCACGCGGACGTCCTCGAGACCGCGCAGGGGATCGCGCACTGGAAGAACCGGGGACTCGACCTCACTCCGATCTTCGCCGTGGCCACCGGGCCGGACGGGGTGCCGCTGCCGCAGCGGCGCCGGGACCGCGATCAGGACCACGGACTGGACCGGGCGCTGGATCGCACGCTCATCCAGCTGGCCGAGGGTGCCCTCGAGGACGCGCACGCCGTGGAGATCGAGATGCCGGTGCGCAACGTCAACCGGACCGTCGGGACGCTGCTCGGCGCGGAGGTCACCCGCCGGTACGGCGCCGCCGGGCTGCCGGACGACACGATCCGGCTCACGTTCACCGGTTCCGCCGGGCAGTCGCTCGGCGCGTTCCTGCCACCGGGCATCACCATCGACCTGACCGGTGACGCCAACGACTACGTCGGCAAGGGATTGTCGGGCGGACGGATCGTGGTCCGTCCCGCCGACGACGTCCTGTTCGTCCCCGAAACGCAGGTGATCGCGGGCAACACCCTCCTCTACGGCGCCACCTCGGGCGAGCTGTATCTCCGGGGCCGCGTCGGCGAGCGTTTCTCGGTGCGCAACTCCGGTGCGTCGGCCGTCGTGGAGGGTGTCGGCGACCACGCCTGCGAGTACATGACGGGCGGTCGGGTCGTGATCCTCGGACCGACCGGCCGGAACATGGCGGCCGGCATGTCCGGCGGCATCGCGTACGTCCTCGACCTGGACCCCGAGGACGTGAACCGGGCGATGGTGAAGCTCCTGCAACCCGACCCGGACGACCTCGACTGGTTGTGCGGCGCGGTCACCCGGCACCACCGGTGGACCGGTTCCGCGGTGGCGGCGTCGGTGCTCGCCGACTGGCCCCGGCGGTCCGCGTTGTTCACCAAGGTGATGCCGGTGGACTACCAGCGGGTGCTGGACGCGACCCGGATGGCCAAGGCCGAGGGACTCGACGTGGACACTGCGATCATGGAGGCGGCACGTGGCTGA
- a CDS encoding TM2 domain-containing protein — MTEPGKASDDSGKGASEDAHKVDLGKSSDGTENSTESSLPPEFGSPFDYDATAEASLSQPPATSDATPSPGSTGTGPGWDTYSGVGNGPGWGSTPTYPSPSGTEPTAPFPNVGEPTSPTAPYTGYENPQQPDGPTYGAPDPNYGAQYGAAPQSPQDYPQPGYQQPGYGQQQGYPQQGFPPPGYAPAGYNAYADPSAPFGRHPLTGEPYSDKSKLTAGLLQIFLGGFGVGRFYLNQPGIAVAQIAVTWLTCGIGGIWPLVDGIMMLTGSVKDKYGRPLREQ, encoded by the coding sequence ATGACTGAACCGGGGAAAGCATCCGACGATTCCGGCAAGGGTGCATCCGAGGACGCACACAAGGTCGACCTGGGGAAGAGCAGCGACGGCACCGAGAACAGCACCGAGTCGAGCCTGCCGCCGGAGTTCGGCTCACCCTTCGATTACGACGCCACCGCCGAGGCCTCGCTGTCCCAGCCGCCTGCCACGTCGGACGCGACGCCGTCACCGGGTTCGACCGGCACCGGACCGGGGTGGGACACGTACTCCGGTGTCGGCAACGGCCCGGGCTGGGGGTCCACGCCCACCTACCCGTCGCCGAGCGGCACCGAGCCGACGGCCCCGTTCCCGAACGTGGGCGAGCCGACGTCGCCGACCGCGCCCTACACCGGGTACGAGAACCCCCAGCAACCGGACGGTCCCACCTACGGCGCACCCGACCCCAACTACGGTGCGCAGTACGGGGCGGCTCCGCAGTCGCCGCAGGACTACCCCCAGCCCGGGTATCAGCAGCCCGGGTACGGACAGCAGCAGGGTTACCCCCAGCAGGGGTTCCCGCCGCCCGGATACGCCCCCGCCGGCTACAACGCGTACGCCGATCCGTCGGCGCCGTTCGGCAGGCACCCGCTGACGGGTGAGCCGTACTCCGACAAGTCCAAGCTGACCGCCGGCCTGCTGCAGATCTTCCTCGGCGGCTTCGGAGTCGGACGGTTCTACCTGAACCAGCCCGGCATCGCCGTGGCGCAGATCGCCGTCACATGGCTCACCTGTGGAATCGGCGGAATCTGGCCGCTCGTCGACGGCATCATGATGCTGACCGGAAGCGTGAAGGACAAGTACGGACGACCCCTGCGGGAGCAGTGA
- the lgt gene encoding prolipoprotein diacylglyceryl transferase, with product MTSTVDVLAYIPSPPQGVWYVGPVALRAYALFIIVGIVVAIVWGDRRWVARGGEKGTVLDIAIWAVPFGLIGGRLYHVMTDWPTYFGEGGDPVDALKVWQGGLGIWGAVALGGVGAWIGCRRRGIPLPALGDAVAPAILLAQAIGRLGNYFNQELYGRETEVPWGLEIFERRNDVGQVSPQLIDGVSTGEVAFVVHPTFLYEALWNVLIVLLLVWVDRRFRIGHGRLFALYVAGYCAGRFWIELMRSDHASLIAGVRVNSFTSALVFVAALVYFFAATKGREDPAELRPADGGPVGGGGEPVDGEIAQKEPEKNVEDAGKDEGTSASEPVSDDKAASTASTGGEAGTKTIDSKKDDAND from the coding sequence GTGACTTCCACTGTGGACGTACTGGCCTACATTCCGAGTCCGCCCCAAGGTGTCTGGTATGTCGGACCGGTGGCCCTGCGCGCGTACGCGCTGTTCATCATCGTCGGGATCGTCGTCGCGATCGTGTGGGGTGACCGTCGCTGGGTCGCCCGCGGCGGCGAGAAGGGCACCGTCCTCGACATCGCCATCTGGGCGGTGCCGTTCGGCCTGATCGGCGGCCGTCTGTACCACGTGATGACCGACTGGCCGACGTACTTCGGGGAGGGCGGCGACCCCGTCGACGCCCTGAAGGTGTGGCAGGGCGGTCTCGGCATCTGGGGCGCCGTGGCGCTCGGCGGTGTCGGCGCCTGGATCGGGTGTCGCCGCCGCGGCATCCCGCTGCCGGCGCTCGGCGACGCGGTCGCGCCCGCGATCCTGCTGGCGCAGGCGATCGGCCGGCTCGGAAACTACTTCAACCAGGAACTCTACGGTCGTGAGACCGAGGTGCCGTGGGGTCTCGAGATCTTCGAGCGGCGCAACGACGTGGGCCAGGTGTCACCGCAGCTGATCGACGGGGTGTCCACCGGCGAGGTCGCGTTCGTGGTGCACCCGACGTTCCTGTACGAGGCCCTGTGGAACGTGCTGATCGTCCTCCTGCTCGTGTGGGTCGATCGCCGCTTCCGCATCGGTCACGGCCGACTGTTCGCCCTGTACGTGGCCGGTTACTGCGCCGGCCGCTTCTGGATCGAACTGATGCGCAGCGATCACGCGAGCCTCATCGCCGGCGTCCGCGTGAACTCGTTCACCTCCGCCCTGGTGTTCGTCGCGGCCCTGGTGTACTTCTTCGCCGCCACGAAGGGCCGCGAGGACCCGGCCGAATTGCGGCCTGCCGACGGCGGCCCGGTCGGGGGCGGCGGCGAACCGGTCGACGGCGAGATCGCGCAGAAGGAGCCCGAGAAGAACGTCGAGGACGCGGGCAAGGACGAGGGCACGTCAGCGTCGGAGCCGGTATCGGACGACAAGGCCGCGAGTACCGCGAGTACCGGCGGCGAGGCGGGCACGAAGACCATCGACAGCAAGAAGGATGACGCGAATGACTGA